From Cytophagales bacterium, the proteins below share one genomic window:
- a CDS encoding T9SS type A sorting domain-containing protein, protein MILLSVSPNSISAQSQAPKFIRTYQSGVFLNSGVPYVEAHTEESLKLFVNMQEAFSLDENEIQNTGNYGVLSPLPPGSLMTVEIYDQNIFENKSNDFINRDGLLYGIKIFGAPYWERNSYTVKNCLYGNRYNLHQTPTKTPDDFGTVKCPGFSRASDDWRSNYLASAMEYLKRENPNDDFRYPFTLNGLPAVLRVTIEEEEPMTVTNSVIRDSHIPGIPKLKEIFNFDEPQKRQPIITMANEGYDGTVHETNFITENSPTLFTEQGNGWTKPSSKTDLGFENFNSGSGSCIEEEWPIERVYKWTARYEEGTIYENPVNFFVREKDVKFYRPDGTAKRPEKPLLFYDPNHSNEKAWDVIVFEYAKALGRIPRILRGGVTNIYMKTEPRASACGHDSKSMLLSSDFRSEKMEETVLHEAVHITLDEYLVDFDLPHLPHQHGDPNWAKSIAADGRNYSQYVQENDWTFKREQVSEHFAVFLWLRNDYFKKKARNGGQTNWIQLAKRLSNQAIDFMPNRINYFQDYLLTRPYNGISYQNWSEAIYPLQDKRIIDLPFDPVSTVAARPDLSESGVTERDIPAQLEAWSIVVYPNPSEGKFSVNLTVTNQDVIPYRITDLAGRTVYSGTFIDLREGSNSLEVDMGDLVEKGVYILQLHGTNLHQTKRLLIR, encoded by the coding sequence ATGATTTTGCTTAGTGTAAGTCCCAATAGTATTTCAGCTCAATCTCAGGCCCCTAAGTTCATCAGGACTTATCAGTCAGGAGTATTTCTGAATAGTGGTGTGCCATATGTGGAGGCTCATACCGAGGAGTCTCTTAAATTATTTGTGAATATGCAGGAGGCGTTTTCTCTTGACGAAAATGAGATTCAGAATACAGGCAATTATGGAGTTTTGTCCCCTTTACCCCCTGGGTCCCTAATGACAGTAGAGATTTATGATCAGAATATTTTTGAAAACAAATCAAATGACTTCATTAACCGGGATGGGCTCCTTTATGGTATAAAAATTTTCGGGGCGCCCTATTGGGAAAGAAATAGCTATACTGTCAAAAATTGCCTTTATGGCAATCGTTATAACCTCCATCAAACTCCAACAAAAACCCCGGATGATTTCGGTACTGTCAAATGTCCTGGGTTTAGTCGCGCGAGTGACGATTGGCGAAGTAATTACTTGGCGTCGGCAATGGAATACCTCAAGAGGGAAAACCCGAATGATGACTTTAGATATCCCTTTACTCTGAATGGACTTCCCGCTGTATTGAGGGTCACCATAGAGGAAGAGGAACCCATGACCGTAACGAATAGCGTCATTAGGGATTCTCATATTCCTGGGATACCCAAGTTAAAAGAGATTTTCAATTTTGATGAACCACAGAAACGGCAACCCATTATTACTATGGCAAATGAGGGATATGATGGAACTGTTCACGAAACTAATTTCATTACAGAGAACAGCCCAACATTATTCACTGAACAAGGAAATGGATGGACCAAACCATCGAGCAAGACAGACCTGGGTTTTGAAAATTTTAATTCAGGGTCTGGATCATGCATTGAAGAGGAATGGCCAATAGAGCGTGTATATAAGTGGACTGCCAGGTATGAAGAAGGTACCATTTATGAGAATCCCGTTAATTTCTTTGTAAGAGAAAAAGATGTCAAGTTTTATAGACCAGATGGTACTGCCAAGCGTCCGGAGAAACCTTTACTTTTTTATGATCCCAATCATTCTAATGAGAAGGCTTGGGATGTTATCGTATTTGAATATGCCAAGGCATTGGGGCGGATTCCTCGAATTTTGAGAGGAGGTGTAACAAACATATATATGAAAACAGAACCACGTGCGAGTGCATGTGGTCATGATAGCAAATCAATGCTTTTAAGCAGTGACTTTCGTTCTGAAAAAATGGAAGAAACTGTCTTGCATGAAGCGGTTCATATTACATTGGATGAATACCTTGTAGATTTTGATTTGCCTCACCTCCCTCATCAACACGGGGATCCAAACTGGGCAAAATCAATTGCAGCGGATGGAAGAAACTATTCGCAATACGTCCAAGAAAATGATTGGACTTTCAAGAGGGAGCAAGTTTCGGAGCATTTTGCCGTTTTCCTCTGGTTGAGAAATGACTATTTTAAGAAAAAGGCCAGGAACGGTGGTCAGACTAATTGGATACAACTTGCCAAAAGACTCAGTAATCAGGCAATTGACTTTATGCCAAACAGAATCAATTATTTTCAGGATTACCTGCTCACCAGACCCTATAATGGTATTTCCTATCAAAATTGGAGTGAGGCCATTTACCCATTGCAAGATAAGCGTATCATCGATTTGCCGTTTGACCCGGTATCAACAGTCGCGGCCAGGCCTGACCTATCTGAAAGTGGTGTAACAGAGAGAGACATCCCTGCACAATTAGAAGCATGGTCAATTGTCGTATATCCAAATCCTTCAGAAGGGAAATTTTCAGTCAACCTGACTGTCACAAATCAGGATGTAATACCATACCGGATAACGGACCTTGCAGGGAGAACTGTATATTCCGGAACATTTATTGATCTTCGTGAAGGGAGTAACTCACTGGAGGTTGATATGGGTGATCTGGTGGAAAAGGGAGTTTATATTCTCCAGCTTCATGGTACGAATTTGCACCAAACTAAACGTCTGCTTATCAGGTGA
- a CDS encoding T9SS type A sorting domain-containing protein, which translates to MKRLRSFQLLCCLLVTCASLEAQQPLGFYFPDRPFINTSDPNNRNVNHPDGSDMQDLKRATAFIAGSADEFCSCTLMNNVRQDGSILVSTSAHCFPNRDSGSEIGVVLTFNYEMSDALNRGTDVDDVVITNAYNVSGTLLYKDEISDMALLELRVEGIENWPENVYAAGWDLSIENTLSFNISHPQSDHKKIFINPESQAFKWKDLQSFKGYAFEMTGRWNNRSTHLEGGASGSGFFNANQALIGIYSGFHPSSGAYFSSALSNVWYNVDGAQGLRNWLDPDETWITQIPGGYLSDMIPVQSDFMLEIGGGETYSSKGINPSDPSRLEEGVHYLRPAIIFNDLASFGSWESILGINMPDPNASKVVLTVYEIIWDAEMAQYREQLLYGTFANNTISPNAPVSAGFRGAGWDCNDLPVGFPPCERNTGFWLIDRPVDWSTTIKPAFARALSLQSSHEEGVQSLWDVTIPVVIRLTNVGSESVEVRAVSYPAEVPRNARQLFKPKELAQQFRSYKYPSSRGANADPIFINRLSAEQNGQQLQEIKSGNNGGYLNLGNPNFKIGPVKVGPTAGDLELTLDIVNQIFPYNYKVWIDYFNSDDLEGRWEIDPEDPSHSYTYNFVNDPVAHPMEEIAAGFASDGTLLVNHPMPRAREIKLNPGEKRLTRMRVAVSNELITHDGEYGIGEVEDYLIELVAPTCEELRPVEYEDFAEAVLPYCGEGGYLETKGPLTEYYQETVPGSLEFHTGKKSNVRFASAKATGSWYTSGANAISDNRVDPVPNPADPDFDQSLMAISTNDQEADPDELVDQELRMDVYYPLPKEGITLDELSALPLIIYHFGGAFMWNTRQSKLTEKTCQWLASKGFVVAAIDYRVGLYGYEEKVGLRTMLRAWQDSRAATKWWRMPENENEVNDDFEELWKVDQSKVYALGHSAGGITSQTNLFLTEVKYENEHESDNFLEATSEGYGYGGWDDSGNPNYLTFGLEDYEPIPCLNIQGHNTCDVLSKATDGSYGSYQGSDGELAALITQKLNTYASMDGRVDKSVSFAGALAKTDWMLTPPFRYAAEIHHHEDAVVPWGHDYPFNGGRLPWGRIISVFPNFSISKIYGGGAMKEAWDDALLPTGGTFELLTLDGPDQGGMNGQASYHVPEYKFGSNYDDYLNGADPEIENKIMYYVDAFFTKDWTSGVAGREINSEFEAGEEKPKPEMEVEPTFKVFPNPANNQLNILTEVRQVGPLQIRIYDFQGRKVYELSRDEIGQGHQLITLRNLELASGTYVVAIEAGDLVRRENILIKRE; encoded by the coding sequence ATGAAACGCTTGAGATCATTTCAATTGCTTTGCTGCTTGCTGGTGACTTGTGCTAGTTTGGAAGCGCAGCAACCATTAGGCTTTTACTTTCCTGACAGGCCCTTTATTAACACCTCGGACCCTAATAATCGAAATGTGAATCATCCAGATGGATCCGATATGCAGGATTTGAAAAGAGCTACAGCATTTATTGCGGGTTCGGCAGATGAATTTTGTTCTTGTACGCTGATGAATAATGTCAGGCAGGACGGTAGCATTTTAGTAAGCACCTCGGCTCACTGTTTCCCCAATCGAGACTCGGGTAGTGAGATTGGTGTGGTACTTACGTTCAATTATGAAATGTCTGATGCCCTAAACAGGGGCACGGACGTTGATGATGTGGTGATCACAAACGCTTATAACGTTTCAGGTACGTTATTGTACAAGGATGAAATAAGTGACATGGCCTTACTCGAACTTCGGGTCGAAGGAATCGAAAACTGGCCTGAAAATGTATATGCAGCGGGCTGGGACCTGTCAATAGAAAACACTTTATCATTTAATATTTCCCATCCTCAAAGTGATCACAAAAAAATATTCATCAATCCGGAAAGTCAAGCCTTTAAATGGAAGGACTTGCAAAGTTTCAAGGGTTACGCTTTTGAAATGACTGGCAGATGGAACAATCGTAGTACGCATCTTGAGGGCGGGGCGAGCGGTTCGGGATTCTTTAATGCAAATCAGGCGTTAATTGGCATTTATAGTGGTTTTCACCCAAGTTCTGGTGCCTATTTTTCCTCTGCACTTTCCAATGTCTGGTACAATGTAGATGGAGCCCAAGGCCTTCGGAACTGGCTTGATCCCGATGAGACCTGGATCACCCAAATTCCTGGGGGGTATTTGTCTGATATGATCCCGGTACAGTCTGATTTCATGCTGGAAATTGGCGGGGGGGAAACATATAGTTCAAAGGGAATTAACCCATCAGACCCTTCAAGATTAGAGGAAGGCGTTCATTATCTACGGCCAGCGATTATATTTAATGATCTGGCCTCCTTCGGAAGTTGGGAAAGCATATTGGGCATTAATATGCCTGATCCTAATGCATCAAAAGTGGTTTTGACCGTTTATGAGATCATCTGGGATGCAGAAATGGCTCAATATCGCGAACAATTGTTGTATGGTACTTTTGCCAACAATACGATCTCTCCAAATGCACCGGTATCTGCTGGTTTCCGAGGCGCAGGCTGGGATTGTAACGACCTTCCGGTCGGATTTCCTCCCTGTGAAAGAAATACAGGATTTTGGCTTATCGATCGCCCAGTTGATTGGAGTACGACCATAAAACCGGCCTTTGCCAGAGCATTGAGCCTTCAATCGTCACATGAAGAGGGTGTTCAATCACTTTGGGATGTAACTATCCCGGTTGTGATCCGACTGACTAATGTAGGAAGCGAGTCTGTCGAGGTGAGAGCAGTGAGCTATCCAGCAGAAGTTCCGAGAAATGCCAGACAATTGTTTAAACCGAAAGAGTTGGCTCAGCAATTCAGGAGCTACAAATACCCATCCAGCCGGGGAGCCAATGCCGATCCTATTTTCATCAATCGATTGAGCGCCGAGCAGAACGGACAACAGCTACAAGAAATAAAGTCAGGCAATAACGGAGGATATTTAAACTTGGGCAATCCCAATTTTAAGATCGGTCCGGTAAAGGTCGGCCCTACTGCAGGGGATCTCGAACTTACGTTGGATATTGTGAATCAAATCTTCCCGTACAATTACAAAGTATGGATCGATTACTTCAACTCAGACGATTTAGAGGGCAGGTGGGAAATTGACCCTGAGGATCCATCTCATAGTTATACGTACAATTTCGTAAATGATCCGGTAGCTCATCCCATGGAGGAAATTGCCGCTGGTTTCGCTAGTGATGGTACGTTGTTGGTTAATCACCCAATGCCGAGAGCCCGTGAAATAAAGCTAAATCCAGGAGAGAAGCGCCTGACCCGTATGCGAGTAGCGGTTTCGAATGAGTTGATCACCCATGATGGGGAGTATGGTATCGGCGAAGTAGAGGATTACCTGATTGAATTAGTGGCACCCACTTGTGAGGAACTGAGGCCAGTTGAATATGAGGACTTTGCGGAAGCAGTGCTTCCTTATTGTGGTGAAGGAGGTTATTTAGAAACGAAAGGGCCCTTGACAGAATACTATCAGGAGACCGTCCCTGGTAGTTTGGAATTTCACACAGGTAAAAAGTCCAATGTTAGATTTGCTTCAGCCAAAGCAACCGGAAGCTGGTACACCAGTGGTGCCAATGCAATTAGCGATAACAGAGTGGATCCGGTGCCTAATCCAGCCGATCCCGACTTTGACCAATCACTGATGGCGATCTCTACCAACGATCAGGAGGCTGATCCTGATGAATTGGTGGATCAGGAGCTCCGAATGGACGTTTACTATCCGTTGCCGAAAGAGGGGATCACCCTGGATGAACTGTCGGCTTTGCCGTTGATCATCTACCACTTTGGTGGTGCCTTCATGTGGAATACCCGTCAAAGTAAATTGACGGAAAAGACCTGCCAATGGTTGGCCAGCAAGGGTTTTGTAGTAGCAGCCATCGACTACCGTGTAGGTCTGTATGGGTATGAGGAAAAAGTTGGGTTGCGAACGATGCTTCGGGCCTGGCAGGACAGTCGTGCGGCAACCAAGTGGTGGCGGATGCCGGAGAACGAAAACGAAGTGAATGACGATTTTGAGGAATTGTGGAAGGTGGATCAATCAAAGGTCTACGCACTGGGGCATAGTGCAGGCGGGATCACCAGCCAGACGAATCTATTCCTGACAGAAGTCAAATACGAAAACGAACATGAATCTGACAACTTTCTGGAAGCTACCTCCGAAGGGTATGGTTACGGTGGATGGGATGATAGTGGCAATCCGAACTACCTGACATTTGGCCTGGAGGATTACGAGCCCATTCCCTGCCTTAACATCCAGGGACACAACACCTGTGATGTGTTGAGTAAAGCTACTGATGGCAGCTATGGCAGTTATCAAGGCAGTGATGGTGAGTTAGCTGCATTAATCACACAAAAACTCAATACTTACGCTTCCATGGATGGTCGCGTTGATAAATCCGTATCCTTTGCGGGTGCGCTGGCGAAGACAGACTGGATGTTAACCCCCCCGTTTAGATATGCGGCCGAAATTCATCATCATGAGGATGCGGTTGTTCCGTGGGGTCATGACTACCCCTTCAATGGAGGACGCTTGCCATGGGGGCGGATCATCAGTGTGTTTCCCAATTTTTCAATTTCCAAAATTTATGGCGGTGGAGCCATGAAAGAAGCTTGGGACGATGCCCTGTTACCAACTGGTGGGACATTTGAGTTGTTAACCTTGGATGGTCCGGATCAAGGTGGTATGAATGGTCAGGCCAGTTACCATGTTCCGGAATACAAATTTGGAAGCAACTACGATGATTACTTAAATGGAGCAGACCCGGAAATAGAAAATAAGATCATGTATTATGTGGATGCCTTTTTCACAAAGGATTGGACTTCTGGTGTCGCCGGTCGTGAGATCAATAGTGAATTTGAAGCAGGAGAGGAGAAGCCCAAACCGGAAATGGAGGTCGAGCCTACCTTCAAAGTGTTCCCTAATCCTGCCAATAACCAATTAAACATTCTGACTGAAGTTCGTCAGGTTGGGCCCCTTCAGATCCGGATCTATGACTTTCAAGGCCGGAAAGTATACGAACTATCCAGAGACGAAATTGGTCAAGGTCATCAGTTGATCACCCTTAGGAATCTGGAGCTTGCTTCCGGGACCTATGTGGTGGCCATAGAGGCTGGAGATTTGGTTAGGAGAGAAAATATTTTGATCAAAAGAGAATGA